A genomic region of Carassius carassius chromosome 27, fCarCar2.1, whole genome shotgun sequence contains the following coding sequences:
- the LOC132107226 gene encoding trace amine-associated receptor 4-like, whose translation MMTSNKTQTENMFLCYPLRPDSCPKLHRLTVVKVAMYVLMLLMILTTVFGNLLIIISISHFKQLQSPTQLIVRSLAASDCLLGSLVLPYSMVRSVEGCWYLGDFVCKVHYSLDMTFCISSLLHLSLISVDRYWAICDPLRYKMRVSNNTVTVFTTFIWLFSFVYSFSVVFSGISAVGLEMVILQSYCVGNCVVFFNKEWSIICPFLVFFLPGTIMSSLYVKIFYVAQKHAKVMSERVTGGTRSQSSAHRERKAAKTLAIVMGVYLFCWLPYFTVIVLDPFFNYWTPAVVYDALFWFAYFNSTCNPLIYGFFYPCFQKAFKILISTYICSIKHSNTLIFE comes from the coding sequence ATGATGACTTCAAATAAGACTCAAACTGAGAATATGTTTCTCTGCTATCCACTTCGACCGGACTCCTGTCCAAAACTGCATCGTCTTACTGTTGTTAAAGTGGCAATGTATGTGTTAATGCTGCTGATGATCCTCACAACAGTTTTTGGGAACCTGCTGATCATCATCTCCATCTCTCACTTCAAACAGCTTCAGTCTCCAACTCAACTGATCGTTCGTTCTCTGGCTGCCAGTGACTGTCTGCTGGGCTCTTTGGTCTTGCCGTACAGCATGGTGCGATCTGTTGAAGGCTGCTGGTATCTGGGAGATTTTGTGTGTAAAGTTCATTATAGTTTAGACATGACCTTCTGTATCTCCTCATTACTGCATCTCAGTTTAATATCTGTTGACAGGTACTGGGCCATTTGTGACCCTCTGAGGTACAAAATGAGGGTCTCAAACAACACTGTGACTGTTTTTACTACTTTCATATGGCTGTTTTCATTTGTGTACAGTTTCTCTGTTGTGTTTTCAGGAATAAGTGCAGTTGGATTAGAGATGGTTATATTGCAGAGTTATTGTGTGGgaaattgtgttgtgttttttaacAAGGAGTGGAGTATTATATGTCCATTTCTTGTATTCTTCCTTCCCGGGACGATCATGAGCTCTCTGTATGTGAAAATCTTCTATGTTgcacaaaaacatgcaaaagTTATGTCAGAAAGAGTGACTGGAGGGACAAGGAGCCAAAGCTctgctcacagagagagaaaagcagcTAAAACTCTGGCCATTGTCATGGGTGTTTATTTGTTCTGTTGGCTGCCGTATTTTACTGTTATTGTTCTTGACCCTTTTTTCAATTATTGGACCCCGGCTGTTGTTTATGATGCTTTGTTTTGGTTTGCATATTTCAACTCGACTTGTAACCCCTTGATTTATGGATTTTTCTATCCTTGTTTTCAGAAGGCCTTTAAGATTCTCATATCCACTTATATCTGTAGCATCAAGCATTCTAACACattaatatttgaatga